The following are encoded together in the Pararhizobium qamdonense genome:
- a CDS encoding SDR family NAD(P)-dependent oxidoreductase, producing MAKGTAVITGASSGIGAVYAEKLAGQGYDLVIVARDVERLSALSKRLSHDHGVAITPLPADLSNAVDLARVLAKLRDDASIRLLVNCAGIGPKGAVLASETEGLSDMVYLNVDVLHALTINAAKTFTDRSEGAIINIASVVALMPERFNATYVASKAFVLALTQALAVELEPKGVRIQAVLPGFTRTEIFDRAGIDITVIPPEMMMEASEMVDAALAGFDSGEVVTIPSLSDVGLWQTLQGARLELGPHLSLKHAAERYHAAEPS from the coding sequence ATGGCAAAAGGAACAGCAGTTATCACGGGGGCTTCCTCCGGTATCGGAGCCGTTTATGCAGAAAAGCTCGCAGGCCAAGGCTACGACCTCGTGATCGTCGCGCGCGACGTCGAACGCCTGAGCGCTCTATCAAAACGGCTGTCGCATGACCATGGCGTCGCCATCACCCCGCTGCCCGCAGACCTGTCCAACGCCGTCGATCTCGCCAGAGTGCTGGCAAAATTGCGGGATGACGCGTCCATCCGTTTGCTCGTGAACTGTGCGGGGATTGGGCCGAAGGGGGCGGTCCTGGCTTCGGAGACCGAAGGGCTTTCGGACATGGTCTATCTGAACGTCGATGTTCTGCATGCGCTGACAATCAATGCGGCCAAGACGTTCACAGACCGGAGCGAAGGAGCGATCATCAACATTGCGTCCGTCGTTGCCCTTATGCCCGAGCGCTTTAACGCGACCTACGTCGCCAGCAAGGCTTTCGTGCTGGCGCTCACTCAGGCCCTTGCCGTCGAACTCGAGCCGAAGGGCGTCAGGATACAAGCCGTTCTTCCGGGCTTTACCCGGACGGAAATCTTCGACCGCGCCGGTATCGACATAACGGTCATTCCGCCGGAGATGATGATGGAGGCCAGCGAGATGGTCGATGCCGCACTGGCGGGCTTTGACAGCGGCGAGGTGGTGACAATACCTTCGCTCTCGGATGTCGGGCTTTGGCAGACGCTGCAGGGGGCACGGCTTGAACTTGGTCCCCATCTTTCGCTGAAGCATGCCGCCGAACGCTACCATGCGGCGGAACCGTCCTAA
- a CDS encoding MarR family winged helix-turn-helix transcriptional regulator, with product METPKNPTSVNHRIREGLSRVAMAIRADDWNRAKTSGLNPTQLAILELLEGRKDGLSVKEIAANLGVSQPTATDSIAALERKGFLDKRSAGSDKRGVNVGITPEGFSVLEAGRSSTGVAEQSVEALAEDEQEDLLITLVKLISHLQEIDAIPIQRMCASCRYFAPFAHSDAAKPHHCHFVDAAFGQRDIRIDCREHETADPSFRAATWNVFTQG from the coding sequence ATGGAAACGCCGAAGAACCCCACGTCTGTCAATCACCGCATCCGGGAAGGTCTTTCCCGCGTTGCCATGGCCATTCGCGCGGATGACTGGAACCGGGCCAAAACCAGCGGATTAAACCCGACGCAGCTCGCCATTCTCGAGCTCCTCGAAGGTCGCAAGGATGGTCTGAGCGTAAAGGAGATCGCCGCCAATCTTGGCGTCTCCCAGCCGACGGCAACGGATTCGATCGCAGCCCTTGAACGCAAGGGCTTCTTAGATAAGCGCAGCGCCGGAAGCGACAAGCGCGGCGTCAATGTCGGCATCACGCCTGAGGGATTTTCGGTGCTTGAGGCCGGCAGATCGTCCACCGGGGTTGCCGAACAGTCGGTCGAAGCCTTGGCCGAAGACGAACAGGAAGACCTGCTGATCACACTGGTCAAGCTGATAAGCCATCTGCAGGAGATCGACGCGATCCCGATCCAGCGCATGTGCGCGAGCTGTCGGTATTTCGCGCCATTCGCCCATTCCGATGCGGCCAAACCGCATCACTGTCATTTCGTGGATGCAGCATTCGGCCAGCGGGATATCCGCATCGATTGCCGCGAACACGAAACTGCCGATCCTTCGTTCCGGGCAGCCACCTGGAACGTCTTTACCCAAGGATAG